A stretch of the Rosa rugosa chromosome 5, drRosRugo1.1, whole genome shotgun sequence genome encodes the following:
- the LOC133711617 gene encoding uncharacterized protein LOC133711617, giving the protein MPISSDKLKVCNFQQIHLHIHYPPVRRPPDQREHIKWNPPPPDHVKINFDGSVIQQNNNAAIGFVIRDNFGCPVIACAKRIGKANVPLTEALALRESLLKAQELNYTNLLIEGDSQLVIHCVIGKTNTPWHLQSIIQDIKQLASNFNLVVFTHTLREANFVANALASIGHGSDELISWTSHFPSSVNSAISFDLFGAGCSKGASL; this is encoded by the exons ATGCCAATCTCAAGTG ATAAACTGAAAGTTTGCAACTTTCAACAAATTCATCTCCACATTCATTATCCTCCTGTAAGGCGTCCTCCAGATCAGCGGGAGCACATCAAATGGAATCCTCCTCCTCCAGACCATGTTAAAATCAACTTTGATGGTTCAGTCATCCAACAAAACAACAATGCAGCTATTGGCTTTGTCATCAGAGACAACTTTGGATGTCCTGTTATTGCTTGTGCTAAACGAATTGGGAAAGCTAATGTCCCTCTGACTGAAGCTCTTGCTCTCCGGGAAAGCCTCCTAAAAGCTCAAGAGCTTAACTACACCAACCTGTTGATTGAAGGGGATTCCCAACTGGTCATTCACTGTGTTATTGGGAAGACCAACACTCCTTGGCATCTACAGTCTATCATCCAGGACATCAAACAGCTAGCATCCAACTTCAATTTAGTCGTTTTCACCCACACTTTACGggaagctaattttgtggcAAATGCCCTTGCCTCCATAGGCCATGGATCGGACGAGCTCATTTCGTGGACCAGTCACTTTCCCTCGAGTGTTAATTCAGCTATTAGCTTTGATCTGTTTGGCGCAGGCTGCTCTAAAGGAGCATCCCTTTAG